The nucleotide sequence CAAAAAATAGAGGAATGGAGTTGTGGCGTTTGTCCAGGAGTTTTTTATGAAGTTCCTCAATGGCCTCTTGGTGGCGGCGGTGGTCGGGCTGGTCACGGTACCGGTTCAGGCGGAGGATGCGGTCCAGGTACGGCAGTTATTGAACACCAAAACCTGTACGAACTGTGACCTGCGGGGGGCGGATTTGCGGGGAGCGCGGCTGAACAATGCCAACCTGCAGGGGTCGGATTTGACGCGGGCAAACCTCCGGGGTGCGGAACTGGTGGGGGCGGATTTGCGGAACACGGACCTGCGGAACGCGGATTTGCGAGGGGCCAATTTGAGCTACGCCAATCTGGAGGGGGCGGACTTGCGGGGGGCCAATTTAGAGGGAGCCAACCTGCGGGGGACGGAACTGGAAGGGCGCCGGGGACGCGGGAGTGCTACCCTACGGCAAATTACGGTGCCCCTACCTCGGCGTTAGGCGGTGAATTGACCCAGCGCTGGGCCAGGTTCACCCAATCCGACGGCACCATGATGATGGTAGTGGTATTGTTTTCGGCGCCGATTTCTGTGAGCATTTGTAGGCGGCGCAGTTCGAGGGCAGCCGGGTTTTGAGCAATTTCCTTGGCGGCGCTAGCCAGTTGTAAAGACGCTTCCTGTTCGGCGGCGGCCTTGATCAACCGGGCGCGTTTTTCCCGTACCGCTTCGGCTTCCTTGGCCATGGCCCGCTGCATGGAGGGGGGAATTTCCACGTCCCGCATTTCCACCCGTTCGATGTCGATGCCCCAGGGTGCGGTGATCTCGTCTACAATCTCCCGGATGCGCAGGTTCACCTGGTCCCGGTTTTTCAGTACGTCGTCGAGCAGGTTTTGGCCGACTACGTTGCGCAGGGTGGTTTGGGCGGCCAGATACACGGCCTGGTGGTAGTCCTCGACGCGGTTGATGGCCTTGGCGGGGTCAATCACCCGGTAGTAGAGCACGGCGTTGACCCGAATGGTGACGCTGTCGGCGGTGACGGTCTCTTGGGGTTGAACGTCCACGGTGCGGGTGCGCATATCCACCTGGACTTTTTGCTCCAAAAAGGGGATGGTCCAGTACAACCCCGGCCCGCGAATGCTGTGCAGGCGTCCTAGGCGAAAAATCACCCCCCGTTGGTACTCCCGGTCTAGTTTGAAGCCCGATAACAGGAGGGCGAGGATGACCAAAACGACCGTTGCGCCCCAGGGCATGGCTATCTCCTGGCAGTAACCCGGCACTTCTAGTTTAATTGCCCCTTGCTATACTACGGCTGGTCCGGGCAGGGTGAGGTCTATGCGGATCGCCACTTGGAATGTCAATTCGGTGCGCACCCGTTTGCCCCATATCCAAAGTTGGTTGGCCCGACATCCGGTGGAGGTGCTGTGTTTGCAGGAGACCAAGGTCCCGGATGACCAGTTTCCCAGGGAGGCGTTTCCGGGGTATACCTGCGTGGTGGCCGGGCAAAAGGCCTATAACGGGGTGGCGGTCCTGACCCGCATTCCTCCAGAGCGGGTTTCGGTGGGTTTTGCGCCCCTGTTGGGTCCAGAATGGGTTGGCCAGTTGGATGAACAAAAACGGTTCCTGCATGTGCAGATTCAGGGCTTAGAGATTGTGAATGTCTATGTGCCCAATGGCCAGAGTGTGGGCAGCGATAAGTACGACTACAAGTTGCGTTGGCTGGCGGCCCTGCACCAGTATTTACAGCGGTTGTTGCTGCGCACGTCCCAGGTGTGCGTATGCGGGGATTGGAACGTGGCCCCCACCGATCTGGATATTTACGACCCCCGGGACAAGCAGGAGCACATCATGGCTTCACCGGCGGAACGGGCGGCCTTTCAGCAAGTGTTGGCCTTGAGTTTCCAGGACAGTTTTCGGTTGTTTTGGCCAGAGGGGGGGCATTTTACCTGGTGGGACTACCGGGCCGGGGCCTTTCGCCGCAACCAGGGCTGGCGGATTGACCACATCTTGATCAGCCAAACCCTGCGTCCCTGGGCGAAAAATTGTTGGATTGACCGGGAACCCCGCACCTGGCAGCAACCCAGCGACCACACGCCGGTGATCCTGGAACTGGACTGGCCCCCTACACGATGAACTGATAGGGTTCGCTGTCGCTGGCCATGCGGCTGCGCACATCGTAGTACAAGTCGGCCAGGGTGCATTGGGCCAGGGCCTGCTGGCATTGCTCGCTCAGGCGTCGCCAGAGGCTGCGGGTCACCCAGTCGGTGGGTTGGTGGGCCGGGAATTCCGGGGTGCTTAGGGGCTCGCCGACGGCCGCCAGAATCTGCTGCACACGAATCGTCTCCGGCGGCTGGGCTAACCGGTATCCCCCCTGCGCTCCCCGCTGGGCCACCACTAAGCCAGCGCGCCGCAGCTCCAGGAGTAACTTTTCCAAAAAGGGGGCGGGAATCCCCTGGCGCCGGGCGATGGTGCGCACGGACACGGGTTGCCGGGAGGCCGCCAACGTCAATTCCAGCATCGCCTTCAGGGCGTATTGTCCCCGCACGGACAGGCGAAACATCGTTACACTAAGAAATACGCTCTCTTTTTTCCCATCATGGCAAGGACGCTAACCCCGCCGCGCATCCAAGACCAGTTACAGGACACGGTGGCCCGCTACAGTTCCCGCGTGGATTATCTGGACATCCGCCTGGAACAGAGTGAATCCCTGCGGTTAGGGTTCCGGGGGCCCCGTTTTGACGCCGTGGACCGGGCGCTGTCCTTGGCGGGGGGCATTCGGGCCTGTTATCGGGGGGGGTGGAGTTTTGTGACATTCAACGGCCTGGAGGAACTGGCGGATCGGGTGGAGGAGGCCGTCGAACAGGCCCGGTTGATCGGTCATGAACAAACCCAACTGGCCCCGGTCCCACCGGTGGTGGATTATGTCAGGGCGGAAATAGCCCGCGACCCCCGCACCGTACCCCTAGCGGAAAAACGGGACTTGCTCCGGCACTACAACGACCTGCTGCTGAGCTATGACCCCCGCATCCAAACCACCAGCGTCAGCTACCGGGAGCGGTTTGGGGTGACCTATTTGGTGACATCCACCGGTACCAACCTGGCTCAGGAACGTCTAGATGTGTCGGGGATGTTTGGCGTGGTGGCCCGGGGGGAGGGACTGGTGGTGCGCCAGGGCTACGAATCGGTCCATTCCCGCGCGGATTACCGGGTGATGATGGGCCTGGACGAGCAGGTGCGGGCAGCGGCCCAACGGGCGATCCGACAACTGGAGGCGCAACCGGTCAGGGGTGGACAGTACACGGTGATCCTCGACCCTTACCTGGCGGGGGTATTTATCCACGAGGCGTTTGGGCATCTCTCGGAGGCGGATTTCGTCTATGAAAATCCCCGCTTGCAGGAGCTGTTACAACTGGGGCGGCCGGTGGCCATTCCCGAGTTGAACGTGGTGGACGACGCTACCTTGCCTGGGTTGCCGGGTTCCCTGAAGTACGATGATGAGGGGGTGCCGGGGCAACGGAAATACCTCATCCGCGAGGGGGTACTGACCCAACGGCTCCATTCCCGGGAGACGGCGGGAAAGATGGCCGAGCAACCCACCGGCAACGCTCGGGCCTTGTCGGCGACCTATCCCCCCATCGTGCGCATGACCAACACAGGGATCGAGCCAGGGCGCTATACCTTGGCCGAGATGATGCAGGACATTGACCTGGGGGTGTACTGTGTGCGGATGCTGGGGGGCCAGACCAACGGGGAACTGTTTACCTTTACCGCCGCCGAAGGGTTTATGATCCGCAAGGGGCAACTGGCGGAACCCGTGAGCGATGTCACCCTGAGCGGCAACGTCTTTCAAACCCTGAAGGACATCGAAGCCATCGGCAACGACACGGTTTACCGCAACGGCGGCTGTGGCAAGGCGGGGCAGTCCCCCCTACCGGTGAGCGTGGGCGGTCCCCATGTGCGCATCAAAAATGTGGTCATTGGCGGGCGTTCGTGATGGAGCGACCCTATCCACCCCCACCAGTGTTGACCGCCGGCAACCGTAACGAAATATCTAAGGACACCCCCCTGACAGACTTGACAAGACCGGTTATGATGGACTTGGTTCCGCCCCCTGGGATTTAGCTCTGCTTAATTCCATTGCGGCAACGGAGCGTTGTGCATTGGCGTTGGATTTGGGTTATGACTATTTACGTGGGCAATTTATCCTTCAAGGCCACCGAACAGGACCTGAGGGAAGTTTTCTCGGAATACGGACCAGTCAAGCGGGTCACGTTACCGATGGATCGGGAAACGGGTCGGATGCGGGGGTTTGCCTTCGTGGAAATGATGGAGGACGACCACGAAGAAAAGGCGATCAATGCCCTCGACGGCGCGGAGTGGATGGGGCGGCAGTTGCGGGTTAATAAAGCCCGGCCCCGGGACGATAACCGGCGTTTCTAAAACCCTAGCCCCGTAACCGTTTTTGCACATCCCGGGGGAGAATGATCACCCGGCGGCCGTCGGGCAAGGTCTCAATTCGCCCCCCGGCTTCTAAAATTTTTTGAATGGCAATGGCTTGGATGCGCTTGGTTGGTGCGTAACTGAGGATGGTCAGCCAGCCAATGACTTTAGCAATGCGACTGTTGGCATCCTCCCGCAGAAACTGGGCTGACTGGGTTGCCCGCCGAACCACTGCTTGACTCTCTGGCGTATCCCACCGGCTGGCCCACCGGGCGGCGGTCTCGAAGGAACGAATGGCCGCGGGACCGTCCCCTAAAAACAACATCTCATCAATGCCCCGGTACATCCAGGGGTAGTAGGACCCCGGCACCTCCGGCGTCAAAGACTGCATGGCCCGGCTGGCAATTTGAATGCTCCGCTCCGGTTCCCCGGCGTAGAGGGACCCCGCCGTGGATAGAAATAAATAAGCTCGGATAAAACGCGGATCATGTCGTAGGATGACTTCAAAAAAATCGGGCACCAATCCATAGGCCAAGGCCCTGCGGGCTTCCTCATCGCCAAAGTAAATATTGAACTGAATCAGCCACCAATTGGCTATCATGTTGTCGAACCCCAAACCGGGCATTTGTCGCCATAAACGCAACTGGGCCTGGGTCAGGGCTTCCTGCTGTTGCCACAGGGGAAGATTGTTTTGTTGCTGGGCAGTCAACCAGGCCTGGCGTTGCATTTGTAACCCCACCACCCCCCCAAAGGTCACCAGCCCGATCAACACATTAACCAGGGTTTTGATCATCTTGGTTCCCCCCCGCCTGCCAAAACTGATGGAGGACCTGTTGATGCACCTGCTTCCAGGGTAGTCCATGGGCGCGGGCGATCCGGGCGCAATCCTCGTACTCCGGTTGTACGTTAACCAGCCGACCGTTGATTTCCGCCACTTTGACGGCCACCTCTCCCCAGGGTGTTGCCAGTCGCACCAGGCGCCGGGGTAAAACCTTCCGTTCCTGCCACTGATACCGGACACCCAAGGTGGTCGTTTCCTCAAACAGGATAGCGCTACAGCGGTCTGCTTGCTCGGGCGAGCACAGGACCTGCACCAGGACCCCCTGCCGTCCTTTCTTCATGGTGATCGCCTGAGTCCACACATCTAACGCCCCAGCGGCCAGTAACCGTTCACAGGCGTAGGTCAGTCCCTGGGGCGACATGTCGTCAATTTGGGTCTCCAACACCACCACAGGTTCCGTCATGCGGGTCCCTGGAGCTGACCCTAACCACAACCGCAATACGTTAGCAATGGCCAAATCCCGGCTACCGGCACCCCAACCTACCCGCTCCAGAGACATCCGCGGTGGCCCCCCAAACCCCTGGGCCAGGGTGGTCACAATGGCTGCCCCCGTCGGCGTGACCAGTTCCCCAGTGAGGCCGTTGTCATATACTGGGACCCGTTTGGCCTGGCATAGGTACAGGACCGCCGGCGTGGGGACTGCCATAGACCCATGGGCCGTTTCCACATACCC is from Gloeomargarita sp. SRBZ-1_bins_9 and encodes:
- a CDS encoding pentapeptide repeat-containing protein, translating into MAFVQEFFMKFLNGLLVAAVVGLVTVPVQAEDAVQVRQLLNTKTCTNCDLRGADLRGARLNNANLQGSDLTRANLRGAELVGADLRNTDLRNADLRGANLSYANLEGADLRGANLEGANLRGTELEGRRGRGSATLRQITVPLPRR
- a CDS encoding slipin family protein, with amino-acid sequence MPWGATVVLVILALLLSGFKLDREYQRGVIFRLGRLHSIRGPGLYWTIPFLEQKVQVDMRTRTVDVQPQETVTADSVTIRVNAVLYYRVIDPAKAINRVEDYHQAVYLAAQTTLRNVVGQNLLDDVLKNRDQVNLRIREIVDEITAPWGIDIERVEMRDVEIPPSMQRAMAKEAEAVREKRARLIKAAAEQEASLQLASAAKEIAQNPAALELRRLQMLTEIGAENNTTTIIMVPSDWVNLAQRWVNSPPNAEVGAP
- the xth gene encoding exodeoxyribonuclease III, encoding MRIATWNVNSVRTRLPHIQSWLARHPVEVLCLQETKVPDDQFPREAFPGYTCVVAGQKAYNGVAVLTRIPPERVSVGFAPLLGPEWVGQLDEQKRFLHVQIQGLEIVNVYVPNGQSVGSDKYDYKLRWLAALHQYLQRLLLRTSQVCVCGDWNVAPTDLDIYDPRDKQEHIMASPAERAAFQQVLALSFQDSFRLFWPEGGHFTWWDYRAGAFRRNQGWRIDHILISQTLRPWAKNCWIDREPRTWQQPSDHTPVILELDWPPTR
- a CDS encoding Rrf2 family transcriptional regulator, with amino-acid sequence MFRLSVRGQYALKAMLELTLAASRQPVSVRTIARRQGIPAPFLEKLLLELRRAGLVVAQRGAQGGYRLAQPPETIRVQQILAAVGEPLSTPEFPAHQPTDWVTRSLWRRLSEQCQQALAQCTLADLYYDVRSRMASDSEPYQFIV
- a CDS encoding TldD/PmbA family protein, whose amino-acid sequence is MARTLTPPRIQDQLQDTVARYSSRVDYLDIRLEQSESLRLGFRGPRFDAVDRALSLAGGIRACYRGGWSFVTFNGLEELADRVEEAVEQARLIGHEQTQLAPVPPVVDYVRAEIARDPRTVPLAEKRDLLRHYNDLLLSYDPRIQTTSVSYRERFGVTYLVTSTGTNLAQERLDVSGMFGVVARGEGLVVRQGYESVHSRADYRVMMGLDEQVRAAAQRAIRQLEAQPVRGGQYTVILDPYLAGVFIHEAFGHLSEADFVYENPRLQELLQLGRPVAIPELNVVDDATLPGLPGSLKYDDEGVPGQRKYLIREGVLTQRLHSRETAGKMAEQPTGNARALSATYPPIVRMTNTGIEPGRYTLAEMMQDIDLGVYCVRMLGGQTNGELFTFTAAEGFMIRKGQLAEPVSDVTLSGNVFQTLKDIEAIGNDTVYRNGGCGKAGQSPLPVSVGGPHVRIKNVVIGGRS
- a CDS encoding RNA-binding protein is translated as MTIYVGNLSFKATEQDLREVFSEYGPVKRVTLPMDRETGRMRGFAFVEMMEDDHEEKAINALDGAEWMGRQLRVNKARPRDDNRRF
- the larC gene encoding nickel pincer cofactor biosynthesis protein LarC codes for the protein MGRLAYFDCPTGVAGDMCLGALVDAGLPVEVLQQVLQGLGIAESVSLMVQSVQRRGQRATYLHVQPVGEQPPYRNWGDIRRLLTEASLPDPVKQGSLAIFQSLAIAEGAVHGVPPERVHFHEVGAWDALVDVVGTCLGLHVLGVTQVYCSALPLGSGYVETAHGSMAVPTPAVLYLCQAKRVPVYDNGLTGELVTPTGAAIVTTLAQGFGGPPRMSLERVGWGAGSRDLAIANVLRLWLGSAPGTRMTEPVVVLETQIDDMSPQGLTYACERLLAAGALDVWTQAITMKKGRQGVLVQVLCSPEQADRCSAILFEETTTLGVRYQWQERKVLPRRLVRLATPWGEVAVKVAEINGRLVNVQPEYEDCARIARAHGLPWKQVHQQVLHQFWQAGGNQDDQNPG